Genomic DNA from Leucobacter triazinivorans:
AGCAGGGCGCGCGCGACATCGTCTGCGTGGGCGGCACCGACGACAACTCCTGGAACGCCGACGCCGAGGCGGCCTACCGCTCCTGGTGCGAGCGCACCGGCATGCCCGCGCGCTTCCTGCGCAGCCCCGAGGGGCTCGGCGAGTCGGGAGGGCGGGACCTCGTGCCCGTGATCCTCGAGGGGGGCATGCCCGACGCCGTCTACTCCCTGACCGGACGTCACGCGGCGGGGATCCAGGATGCCCTGCGCGAGCGGGGCCTCGTCGCACCGCGGGACTACCTGCTCGCCTGCGGCACGGACGCGGATCAGACGCGGACGGCCGACCCGCCGATCACCGCGATCGACCTGCGCCCCGAGACCCTCGCGCGGGAGACGGTCGCACTCCTCGTGGCGATCACCCGGGGCGAGGAGCCCGCCGGGCGCCGGCTCGTGCCCTCGGAGCTGCTCGTGCGGCGATCCTCCCTGCGGAACGGGTGACCCGAGGCGCCGGCCGGCGCGGCATCGACCCCCGGGGAGCTCAGACTGCGCGAGCGGTCGTCGCCGAGGCGACCGACCGTCCGGCGGCCCGTCGCTCGACGGCGTATCGTGCGCAACCGGCGCGTCGTGCGCGTGCCGGCGTCGCGCACTCGGGTATTCAGCCTGCGGGATCCGCGCCGTCCACACCGTTCGAACCGTCCGCGAGATCCGAACCGTCCGCGAGATCGGAACCGTCCGCGATGCCGTCGACGACGCCGACCTCACCCATCAGCTCGGCCACGTCGGGGTGACGGTGATCGCCGCGGAGCAGATCCTCCCGGACGCGCTCGTGCACATCGGCAGGCATGTCCTGGCTCAGCTTGAACATCGCCGACTCGGTGTCGATGTCGATCGTGAACGACACCACACCCGAGAGGATCCGCTCGAAGACGTGCCTCGACTCCGCGGGATCCCACGGCTCCGCCCGCCGCCCCTCGAGCTGCTCCACCGTGCGCTCCACGACCGCGAGGTTCTCCTCCGGCTCCTCGAGCACCGTCACGCGCCCGGTCAGGTGCACCGTCGCGTAGTCGAGGGTCGGAACGGCCGGGGTGAACTCGTAGGTGCTCGGCGAGACGTACGCGTGCGACGACGCGAACACCAGCAGCGCCTCGGGCTGCTCGGCGAAGCGCCGCCAGTGGTCGTTGGCCCGACCGATGTGCCCCCAGAGGCGGGCCCCCACGAGCGTCTCCCCCGGGCGTACTCCGGGGGGAAACACGATCGGCGTGTGCGTCGCGAGCGGCGCCCCGGGAGTAGAAGTCGCGAGGACCGCGAACGGGTTGTTCCACACGAACTCGGCGATGGCTCGGTCCGACGGGGCGGGGTAACTGGGGTAGGTGTGCATCGGTACCGCCTCCCTGCGGTAGCGGGCGGGCCGTCGTGGCGCTCCCTGATAAATCGTTTTACCTGTCGAAGGTAGCAGAGTAAAACGATTTATGAAAGGCGGGGTGTGCGGCGGCGCCGCGATCCGCGCCCCGAGCCGCGGCCAGCCCCGCGCCGGCGTCACCCGGCACCCGGCACCCGCCGCCCGGCACCCGGCACCGCCGCCCCAGCGCCAGCGTCACCTGGCACCCGGCACCGCCGCCCCAGCGCCAGCCCCAGCGCCAGCGCCAGAAAGTGGGAGTCCCGTTCTGCCGCTTGCCAGAACGGGAAGCGGCAGAACGGGACTCCCACTTGGCGCGCGCCGCCGGGCGACGCCGGGCACTACCGGGCACTACCGGGCACTACAGGGCACTACCGGGCGACGCCGGGCGCCACCGCGCCCCGCCGGGCGCCGCACCAGGACGCCGGGCGACGCACCGCGCCAGCACCCCCGCGCCAGCACCCGCCGCGCACCGCGCCGGCACCCCCGCGCCAGCACGCCCCGCCACGCGCCAGCACGCGCCGCCCCGCGCCGCCCGGCGCCGCGCCCCGCTACACCGTCAGCTCGCGCCACTCCCCCGTCTCGGCATCGGTCGGCATCCCGTCGAGGATGCGGATCGTGCGAGCCACAGGGTCGGTGACGATCGTGGCGAGCGTGGCCCAGCGTTCGCCGTAACCCTGCGACATGTCGGCTCGGCACGTGAGCGGCGCCTCGCCCTCCTCGGTGAGCAGCACCCGCACCAGATCGGCCGACGCCGCCGGAAGCCCCTCGGAGAGACGAGCGCGCATGAGCTCCAGCCGTTCCGTCGAGTCGGGCTCGTAGAGCTCGGACTTCTGCGCGGAGAGCGGCGTCTCGTGCTGGAAGTGGTTGGTGCGCTGCACCGATCCACCCTCCGCTTCGATGACGAACACGCCCGCGGGACTCATCTCTACGGACACGGCGCGCTCCGCGTCGAGCATCGTGAAGGCCGACGACGACGCAACGGGCGCCTCGCGGATCAGCTCGATCGCGTCGTGCACCGAGCGGCACTCGGAGAGCACGACGCTCGAGAGCAGATGCATGGGTACGCCCTCGGGGCGATCCTCGCGGTGTCCGAGGATGTTGAAGTGCAGCGCGAGGCCCGCCTCGTTCACCCCGATCTTCGAGAGGATGCCCTGTTCGGTGAGCCCGGCGTAGCGCAGCCCGGGGCCGTCGACCGCGTGCGTGTGCCAGAAGGGATCGAGCTCGACGTGCCAGTCCCAGGTCTGCACGCCATACCGGCGGGCGCCGACCTCGGTCGTGAACGTGGAGCACTCGCTCGAGGGCTTCTCGCCCAGCGCGAGGATCTCGGTGCGGGCATTGAGCGCGACGACGTTCGAGAACTCGACACCGGCGCCCTCTGCGACGCCCTCGAGCTGCTCGATCAGTGCGGGTCGCCAACCGCGCAGCGCGGCGACGATGCGCGCGACGGCATCGCGCTCGCGTTCCTCGTCCACCCCCAGCACGCGGAACAGCTCCGCATATCTGGTGTAGGCGCCCCCGAGGCTTCCGCGCAGCGCTGCGCCGCGGCTTCGGCCCAGGTCGCGGGGCGTGGCGCCCGCAACCTCGAGGTGCAGGCGTTCGGTCGTGTCGGTCATGTGCGTCCTTCTGGTCGTGGGGTGGTGGTAGGTCTGGATCGCGTGGCGCCCGCCGGGCCGGCGGCTTCGGGCCGGCGGCTTCGGGCCGGCGGCTTCGTACTCGGTCGCGGGTGCCATGCGGTTCAGCCGGTGGATCGCCTGCGCTGAGGGCGCAGGCCGCGGAGGGCGGCGCAGCCGACACCGGCCGCGCAGGCCGCAAAGGCGGCGCGGGCGACGCATGCCGCGGAGGTCGCGGAAGGCAGGGCAGACCGTGCACGCCACAGAGACCTCGCACGCCGCGGAAGACCGCGCAGGCAGCCCGCGCGCCTCGCAGGCCACGCAGACCACCCGCGCACCGCGCGCCGGGTCAGGCCTCGGCGCCCATGAGCGCGTCGCGCAGGCCGCGCCGCGGTTTCCAGCCCGGCCGCGGCGCCGAGGCGATGAGCAGCCTGGTGTAGGCCTCCTGCGGGTCGTCGAGCACCTCGTGCACGGTGCCGCGCTCGATGATGCGGCCCGCGCGCATCACCACCACGTCGTCGGCGATGTCGCGCACCACCGACAGGTCGTGGGTGATGAAGAGGTAGGAGAGCCCGTGCTCGGCCCGCAGGCGCTTGAGCAGCTCGAGCACCTGCGCCTGCACCGAGACGTCGAGCGCCGAGACCGCCTCGTCGAGCACGATGATCTTCGGCTCGGCCGCGAGCGCGCGGGCGATCGCGACGCGCTGCTTCTGCCCGCCCGAGAGGGCGGCCGGCTTCGCGTCGGCGTGGCGCTCGGTGAGACCGACCTCGGCGAACAGCTCGAGCACCCGGGCCCGGCGGCCCCGCTTGTCGAGGTCGGGGCGGTGCGCGCGCAGCATCTCGTCGATCGTGGCCGACACCGGCAGGGAGCGGTTGAGCGAGCCCTGCGGATCCTGGAACACCATCTGCACGAGCGCGGCCCGCTCGCGCAGCTGGCGCCGCGCGGTGGTGGGGCGCACCTCCTGACCGGCGATGCGCACCGCGCCCGAGTCGGCCGACTCGAGCCCCACGACGACCTTCGCGAGGGTCGACTTGCCGGAGCCGGACTCGCCGACGACGGCGAGGCAGGTCCCCGCGCGCAGCACGCACGAGACGTCGTCGAGCGCCGCGACGCTGGCCTTGCGACCGATATGGAAGGTGCGCTTCAGGTGCTCGACCTCGATGATCGCTGTGCTGCTCATGCCCCGGCCTCCTCGCCGCTGATCCCGCTGACCCCGCTCGTCCAGCTGGCCCCGCTGGCCCCGCTGGTCCCGCTGGCCCCGCTGGCCCCACTGGTCCCGCTGGTGTGGTCTGCGCCCCGGCCCGGCTCGGCGCCGGCCTCGAGAAAGGCGGCCGGATGACCCTCGGGGTAGAGCATGGGGCGCACCGCCATCAGCCTGCGAGTGTAGTCGGTGCGGGGGCGATCCCGGATCTCCTCGGGCGTGCCGATCTCGAGGATCTCCCCGTCCTGCATCACCGCGAGGCGGTCGCACACCGCGGCGGCGAGGTCGAGATCGTGGGTGACGAAGATCATCGAAAGACCGTGCTCACGGCGCTTCTCGTCGAGGATCGCCACGACCTCGGCCTGCGTGGTGACGTCGAGGGCGGTGGTCGGTTCGTCGGCGAGCAGCAGCTTCGGCTCGCCCGAGATGGCGCCCGCGATCACCACGCGCTGCAGCATGCCGCCCGAGAGCTGATGCGGGTAGGAGCGCAGCACGCGCTCGGTGTCGTCGATGCCGACCTGGCGCAGCAGCTCGGCGGCCCGCTCGCGCGCCTCGGATCTGCCCGTCTTGCGCGCGTCGCTCATCCCCTCGACGAGGAAGCGCTCGACCGGCAGCACCGGATTCAGGGCGCCGTGCGGATTCTGCGCGATGAGCGCGAGGTCCTCGGCGCGGATGCGACGCAGGGCCTCCCCGCCCGTCGCCAGCAGATCGGCGCCGTCGAGCTCGATCCGCCCCTCGACGCGCGCTCCCCCGGGTTCGATGCCGAGGATGCACTTGAGCGTCATCGACTTGCCCGAACCCGACTCGCCCACGAGCCCGAGCGCCTCGCCCTGCGCGAGCTCGAACGAGCTCCCGTGGAGGATTTCGGTCTCGAGGCCGGTGTCGGGGTCGACCACCGTCAGTACCAGTCCGTCGATCTTCAGCATCAGCGTGTCCTTCCCGAAGCGCGGCGGCCGCCCAGTTGCTCGCCCACGTACCCGAAGGCCGCGACCGTGATGACGATGGCGAGGCCGGCGAAGATGCTCTGCTCCCAGTACCCCTGCTGCAGCGAGGCCTGCCCGTTCGAGACCATGAGGCCCCAGTCGGGGGTCGGCGGCTGCACGCCGAGGCCGAGGAACGAGAGCGCGGCGAGCTCGATCATGGCGTAGCCGAAGTTGATCGTCATGCCGGTGAGGATCTGCGTGCGCACGTTGGGCAGGATGTGCCGCATGGTGATGACGAAGCCCGAGATGCCCTGCAGCTGGGCCGAGGCCACGTAGGGCAGGTTTCGCTCGCGCAGCGCGACGGATCTGATGACGCGCGCCGAGTAGGGCGTGAATCCGATCGCGAGCGCGATCGAGGCCGTGAGCAGGGACGGCCCGAAGATCGCGACCGCCAGGATCGCGAGGAGCATGTTGGGGAACGCGAAGAGGATGTCGAGCACGCGGCTGATGAGCGCGTCGACCCGGCCTCCGAACCACACGGCCGTGAGCGCGAGCGTCGTCGCGAGGAACGCGGTGATGAGGATCACGATCGTGGGACCGATGAGGCTGGTGCGCGCGCCCCAGATGATGCGCGACAGGATGTCGCGCCCCGACTGGTCGGTGCCCATGAGGTGCGCGAGGCTCCAGGCCTCGTGGCGGGAGGTGACGCTGCCCTCGTACGGGTCGTAGGGCGCGATGAGCGGGGCGAGGATCGCCATGAGCACCACGAGCACGATGACGCCGAGGCTGATGAGGCCGACCGGGCCGAGCCGCCTGGCGAGGAGTCGCCAGCCCGAGATCGGCACGTCGTTGCGATGCTTGCGCAGCAGTTGCACGGCCACCGTGTCCTGGGCGCTCGTGTTCGCGCCGGGATCCTGCTTCGTCTTCTGCCGAGTCATCGTGCTGCCGCTCCCTTGCTCAGCCGAACGCGTGGGTCGATCACCGCGTAGAGCAGGTCGACGATGAGGTTGATGAGACCGAAGGCCAGCACCATGATGAGCGCGATGGCCTGCACGACCGCGAAGTCCTTCTTCTGCACCGAGTTCACGAGCAGCGAACCGATCCCGTCGAGGGTGAACGCGTACTCGATCACGAACGCGCTCGCGAGAAGGCCCGCGATGTTGGTGCCGAGCACCGTGGTCACGGGCAGCATCGAGTTGCGGATGGTGTGCCGCCAGAGCACGAACTGCTGGGGCACGCCGCGGGCGATGGCCATGATCACGTGCTCGGATCCCTGCTCCTCGCGCACCGCGGTGCGCGTGATCCGGGCCACGACCGCGATGCCGGGGAACGCGAGCGCGATGGCCGGCAGCGTGAGGTGCCAGAGGCGGTCGACGAAGCCCTCGCCGGATCCGGAGACCGG
This window encodes:
- a CDS encoding FMN-binding negative transcriptional regulator codes for the protein MHTYPSYPAPSDRAIAEFVWNNPFAVLATSTPGAPLATHTPIVFPPGVRPGETLVGARLWGHIGRANDHWRRFAEQPEALLVFASSHAYVSPSTYEFTPAVPTLDYATVHLTGRVTVLEEPEENLAVVERTVEQLEGRRAEPWDPAESRHVFERILSGVVSFTIDIDTESAMFKLSQDMPADVHERVREDLLRGDHRHPDVAELMGEVGVVDGIADGSDLADGSDLADGSNGVDGADPAG
- a CDS encoding C45 family autoproteolytic acyltransferase/hydolase; its protein translation is MTDTTERLHLEVAGATPRDLGRSRGAALRGSLGGAYTRYAELFRVLGVDEERERDAVARIVAALRGWRPALIEQLEGVAEGAGVEFSNVVALNARTEILALGEKPSSECSTFTTEVGARRYGVQTWDWHVELDPFWHTHAVDGPGLRYAGLTEQGILSKIGVNEAGLALHFNILGHREDRPEGVPMHLLSSVVLSECRSVHDAIELIREAPVASSSAFTMLDAERAVSVEMSPAGVFVIEAEGGSVQRTNHFQHETPLSAQKSELYEPDSTERLELMRARLSEGLPAASADLVRVLLTEEGEAPLTCRADMSQGYGERWATLATIVTDPVARTIRILDGMPTDAETGEWRELTV
- a CDS encoding ABC transporter ATP-binding protein, producing the protein MSSTAIIEVEHLKRTFHIGRKASVAALDDVSCVLRAGTCLAVVGESGSGKSTLAKVVVGLESADSGAVRIAGQEVRPTTARRQLRERAALVQMVFQDPQGSLNRSLPVSATIDEMLRAHRPDLDKRGRRARVLELFAEVGLTERHADAKPAALSGGQKQRVAIARALAAEPKIIVLDEAVSALDVSVQAQVLELLKRLRAEHGLSYLFITHDLSVVRDIADDVVVMRAGRIIERGTVHEVLDDPQEAYTRLLIASAPRPGWKPRRGLRDALMGAEA
- a CDS encoding ABC transporter ATP-binding protein: MLKIDGLVLTVVDPDTGLETEILHGSSFELAQGEALGLVGESGSGKSMTLKCILGIEPGGARVEGRIELDGADLLATGGEALRRIRAEDLALIAQNPHGALNPVLPVERFLVEGMSDARKTGRSEARERAAELLRQVGIDDTERVLRSYPHQLSGGMLQRVVIAGAISGEPKLLLADEPTTALDVTTQAEVVAILDEKRREHGLSMIFVTHDLDLAAAVCDRLAVMQDGEILEIGTPEEIRDRPRTDYTRRLMAVRPMLYPEGHPAAFLEAGAEPGRGADHTSGTSGASGASGTSGASGASWTSGVSGISGEEAGA
- a CDS encoding ABC transporter permease, encoding MTRQKTKQDPGANTSAQDTVAVQLLRKHRNDVPISGWRLLARRLGPVGLISLGVIVLVVLMAILAPLIAPYDPYEGSVTSRHEAWSLAHLMGTDQSGRDILSRIIWGARTSLIGPTIVILITAFLATTLALTAVWFGGRVDALISRVLDILFAFPNMLLAILAVAIFGPSLLTASIALAIGFTPYSARVIRSVALRERNLPYVASAQLQGISGFVITMRHILPNVRTQILTGMTINFGYAMIELAALSFLGLGVQPPTPDWGLMVSNGQASLQQGYWEQSIFAGLAIVITVAAFGYVGEQLGGRRASGRTR